From Glycine max cultivar Williams 82 chromosome 11, Glycine_max_v4.0, whole genome shotgun sequence, the proteins below share one genomic window:
- the LOC102669530 gene encoding uncharacterized protein At2g29880 has product MGDSQENNKGKSRDKDNYVSWTMEDTNELLHLLVDAMNRGLRDANGSLSKQNVERIILPQLNAKTKFPKTYSHYLSRMKWFRNQYNMMSTLMRNNSGFGWDPIGKTFTAHEDVWKDYLKSHPSHSKLRGKSMVDYEYLKIVVGGGVSSGNNSISVDPDDTDATTFEPENRTVGIEEFSYDPNSDTFITPNNYEPAYQPPSPNQPSPPSHPPLDANIWRTNIGSDMWRNANN; this is encoded by the exons ATGGGGGAttcacaagaaaataacaaaggaaAGAGTAGAGACAAAGATAATTATGTATCTTGGACTATGGAGGATACCAATGAGTTGTTGCACCTCTTGGTGGATGCTATGAATAGGGGATTGCGTGATGCCAATGGATCACTTAGCAAACAAAATGTAGAACGAATAATACTTCCTCAACTCAATGCAAAAACTAAATTCCCTAAAACTTATAGTCATTATTTGAGTCGGATGAAGTGGTTTCGAAACCAGTATAACATGATGTCAACCCTTATGCGCAACAACTCTGGCTTTGGATGGGACCCAATTGGAAAAACTTTCACTGCTCATGAGGATGTATGGAAAGATTACTTAAAG tcccaCCCAAGTCACAGCAAACTTCGAGGAAAAAGTATGGTTGATTATGAGTATTTGAAGATCGTTGTTGGGGGTGGAGTTTCTAGCGGGAATAATTCTATATCAGTCGATCCAGATGATACTGATGCAACAACTTTTGAACCAGAAAATAGAACTGTTGGGATAGAAGAATTTTCATATGATCCTAATAGTGATACATTCATAACACCAAATAACTATGAACCAGCATATCAGCCTCCATCACCAAACCAACCAAGTCCACCATCCCACCCCCCTTTAGATGCTAATATATGGAGGACTAATATAGGTTCAGATATGTGGAGAAATGCTAATAATTAG